In Festucalex cinctus isolate MCC-2025b chromosome 1, RoL_Fcin_1.0, whole genome shotgun sequence, the sequence acaataaattaactttaccaaaccatgtgtatcttgtgtctcgcagatgtcagtgaaaaatatatttttcctgagcggcaggagccagagttccctggcgtgaaacaggaggaggacttggagcctctgcaagttaaagaagagcagcagcaacagcctcccaacatcaaaaaagaggagcagctgccaccatacattaaagaggaggaggacttcacagagttgcccgtgactggtgtccatttgaagactgaagatgaacgtcaatatgaagagaacaaaggggcggagtctccaagcagacaacaaatgtcaaatgatgacagccggttagctctcatgtcagatggtgaagacgcgtcacacgctcctcacactgctgacgatgaacagtgtgacgatgatgtgacatgtcacactgatggcaaacggtggaaatgttctcagtgtggaaaaacctttggttccaagtctcaattgagaagacacgcgatgggccacactggtgataaaccctttgcttgctcagtttgtgataAGAAATTTCCTTATAAGGAAAAatttaaaatccacacaagaacccacactggagagaagccctttgcttgcttggtttgtggtcaaagtttctctgagaagggaagtttaaGAACGCACACACGaatccacacgggagagaagcctttggcttgcttggtttgtggtcaaaagttttcttccaagggatacttaaaaatccacacaagaacccacactggagagaagccttttgcttgctcagtttgtggtcaaaattttgctttcaagggaaacttaaaaacacacacaagaacccacactggagagaagccctttgcatgctcagtttgtggtcaaaatttttcttccaagggatacttaaaaacacacacaagaacccacactggagagaagccctttgcttgctctgtttgtggtcaaagtttctctgagaagggaagtttaacaacgcacacgcgaatccacactggagagaagccttttgcttgctcagtttgtggtcaaaattttgctcagaggggacacttaaaaagacacacaagaacccacactggagagaagccctttgcttgctcggtttgtggtcaaaatttttcttccaagggacacttaaaaatacacacaagaacccacactggagagaagccttttgcttgctcagtttgtgggcaaaattttgctcagattggacacttaaaaaaacacacaagaacccacactggagagaagccctttgcttgctcagtttgtggtcaaaattttgctcagaagggacacttaaaaagacacacaagaacccacactggagagaagccctttgcttgctcggtttgtggtcaaaatttttcttccaagggacacttaaaaatacacacaagaacccacactggagagaagccttttgcttgctcagtttgtggtcacaATTTTGCTCagaagggacacttaaaaaggCACACACGaatccacacgggagagaagccctttgcatgctcagtttgtggtcaaaatatttcttccaagggacacttaaaaatacacacaagaacccacactggagagaagccctttgcttgctcagtttgtggtcaaaatttttctgagaagggaagtttaacaaggcacacgcaaatccacactggagagaagccttttgcttgctcagtttgtggtcaaagtttctctcagaagggaagtttaacaacgcacatgcgaacccacactggagagaagccctttgcttgcttggtttgtggtcaaaattttgctttcaagggaagcttaaaaatacacacaagaacccacactggagagaagccctttgcttgctcagtttgtggtcaaaatttttcttccaagggatacttaaaaatacacacgcgaacccacactggagagaagccctttgcttgctcagtttgtggtcaaaatttttcttccaagggatacttaaaaatccacacaagaacccacactggagagaagccttttgcttgctcagtttgtggtcaaagattcccaacaaagggcaacgctgagaggcacaagtgtgctggtgagaaaagcggttgatgaatgaagcttgatatgatctcatttaggaattgacatttaaaatggtgcagaaatttataccgctaaatgaatgattgatctgTGTACTTGTCAGAAAGACTGGGGGGAACAAAGTTTGTTTCGGTTTCACGTACGTCTTCTTTTGATGTAACACACGAGTTCATTTCCTTACTTCCGGCAGCACCATTTCAGTGTGCGTTACAGACGATAAGTATTATAGTTGTGAGAAATAACATCCATATGTGCTATATATGCAGTTAAatgtgtgtttatgtttatagtTCACGTAACTTCTGTGTTTAATTGGCTCGTTTACATTGTACGGTGCTCAATTGCCTCGTTAACTCCGCGGTGCTTCGATGCTAAAACTAGAACGGTGCCGGCCGCTCACGGCCTACACGGAAGCTCGTATTAGCTCTTACCCATCCTACATTGTTTGTAATGTAGCTCTTTTCGTTTCCGATTTGGGCTTGTATTTTAATTCCTGCATCTTATTCTTTCtgtttctcacacacacacacacacacacacacacacacacacacacacacacacacacacacacacacacatagaaaatacaatttatattGGACAAATAATATTCCACCTGCTGCCATTAAAGCATTCAAGACATTCCAGACTCCTGATTCTCTGACCGGAATCAATGGTTCATTCTGCCCGCTTCAAATCAGCGTAATTCTTATAATTAATGTGGACAACACTACACTTGTATTGTGTGTTGTATGTGTCTTAgcctattttgaaaatgaatttgttttgaaaacgtaacatcaacctgacaagtggctgcagattataactgacggctataatctgtcatgttgacatgtaaatgtccgttcatatgtagtttgccttatttacatattaaaaggctgtcggttgaacacattattttaagttaattaattatgcacaaattagtgtgtcaaaaaaaacgcaACTGATCGCGAGTCAATGCAAAATTTGGCCCATTGAGGTACACAGAGTAGACTGCAGGGGGCACCACTACAGAGTAGCACAAGCACaccgacctgtatatatgactggatagcagatagcccttacacgcccgtgcaagccgttgaagccacagggcggccatcttgctcctaccATCTCgtaggacttcagacattttccaacttaccttAAAGGCGTATAAATGATATGTTACAtgacgtttacaggaggaaacttgtataattcattgtttatgaaagaatcacaactgttcaacaaataatattgggtccttacgtgcacacatatgacatatttcaagcagcaatgccagttaagtggggattttgggaggttgttgtgctgttagactagctcaggggtgtcaaaactcagttttgttgcagtcctcagggtttatctcagagggctgttatgacggggaaaccaaatgtttattcgtctcaccgaacaagatggattactcgttttgaaatgagaagtcaagggtaaaagtatggaatcagaatcctgccaatacctTGTAACTTCGGTTTcaatctccgaaaacatttttgaatgattgaaaaaatgtttcgaatctccagaaatattttttgaacgactaaaaaatcacagaaaaagctttaaaataataattaaaaaaatgcttagaaaagagacatttttttaaaagtatgattttacagtgtttcacccacaaattttcagaggttcaaaatggtcaccagccaagtttcaaaaatggcgtTTTGGCATTGGTCTCCCttggcatttatttgtttcccgtttttgaaacctgtaaactctgaacgttctcaaaacgttgaaaaaatatttccaaacgtgaaaagtgggtttgaatctccaaaaagtatataaaatcattcaaaatgacaaccttttttttttttttttttttttttacagtttcacccacaaactttcagagattcaaaacggtcaccagccaagtttcaaaaatggcattttggcattgttttcccgaggcattggttgaaagactgaaaatgttttcaatgttgttttgaaactgcaattgacctttctcataagctccgccccccttagttactgttgctagtccgtcaagcttggtgactccgacagcacaagccgtgacgggaagacttacaccggcgtgtattagtgatttcttttggagcaataccagtgcaatatcctccagatcgaggcaaaaaggtttacaatatgcagttgagggttatagtcataatattaaattagccagcgaaggggaaacatacaggacgcacgctaaatctgagaaaaccccatgacctatacttcagatgcaaccagcacagcattatggaccagtcgtgctcttgtactgccgggtaagttttcttacttatattagtctagtattgttaaaatatgaggattactgttaggtcagcaagttagctaacCCAAGCCATGGATGTAGTTAAGGTTATATGGctggttgggatactccggagatgggtgtccgttcacaaaatgctgcatgaaaaatgaaaacaagataagctcggggcacttattaggacgctaagTTTGCCAAACTTGATGAAGCTTTGTGTTcacgttagctcgcaacatttagacgaatgcaaaagctaacagaagacattaaactaacattaaccactgactgaacaagctttacttagatggcaatgacattctagtaatatattttattcattaatagtaacgacaataactttgatattgttttgttattgccccgaaagcaaactacactacagctagctagttagcccgatagagttagcatagtcttaccttagcacagtccgatttacatactccgtaggcacaccgcttcatcattttggaggtccggagcttgttaatggttgtcactcttcttccgtaaagttttatggtggttagcagtctcgtaagccatcaaataaaatcaatcagactatggacgtcatcgagagctgagtaaagcttgacggactatgcttacatagcaacggttgctaaatgtgtgattggtcaatgctcgtttgggggggcggagtttgcgaaaggtcaattacggatacaactcacctgacttttggcagcgatattcggccgagcaagaaaagaaaaagtgtagtcaatagtgcatagaatttgccggcactcgactagaacttttcctggctcaaagcttaaaaaaaaaaaaaaaagaccagagactcttgggtgaatttacagatttacagtctgaggtaaaacagcaaggatgtttaaaaaaaaaaaaaactgtgctacttataattctggggtacattatcacaattcattataatccacatttatccagatttctccttactttggaagcatgtattattttggtatgtttgaatttgataataatgtctatacacagtttcatttgataaatcttgtgattattctagcgaagttttacatttataagtctaaatttacacataagaaacaatcctttattgatttttttttgtatccatgagaaattattttttgtcattgtctggttgtctgtgtccaaaagctgtaaaaacgtataactattgcaaacttatcatttatttatatgattttgtatcaaactattttcttttctttcagttatactattgattttatttggtttagcttttgtatgttttaacttccctggcgtgttctatgttctaattgtttatagtgtatacaatgattttattatttcccccccaatagtttgtatactgattgagtgaatagagatttaaaaaataaaaactaaactgggctactcgtatgtacaggaagtaaacatgtttcttattattcgtccgagtgcagtttaaaggtctatttatttttattatccaaatgaatctagaattaaacgtataattttatgagcttttttttttttttttttaagtaaaattaaatattaacattttcgtgacatgagatttgtccaactgtgattgccgtagatttcacgtggtagcagaagagcgactccattccaggcacgacgcgtttacgctcggcttcactatacaaataattcaacacgaattcgtacggaacgaactgacacatcgacactttgccccgtcactactttattgaagtcaaacataattgctccgtttcgtgtctggttcagtcgtatctctcggccctctttattttgtcttggtttagcttagcttagcttagcttaccttagcttagcttagtttagtttagcttagcttgctaggcgccaaaaaccgagacgcgtttgctatcgacaaattggctcagcagacgtcaatcgtgagcgtaaagtgtcgtgaatatcgtgtgaagatgttcacaatggcgaaagtcaagtacgaagaggagctttgtggagcacaggaggacaacgagcgacaacgtcaactgctggacgccgtttacaagcagcctcgagttgtgttgaacagagcaggtttgtcacttgtttcatcgacacttttcaaccatatgtacgtttttatttctgtaatgactcttcaccgggtcactttgttacgatacacagttagtttttttcttcagtcggtttGGTACATTTCACAGTCGATGAGAATTGGATTTAGCAGAGCTACAACTGAGGTAAAGTttgccgccttttctttttacgcggtcaagtcagccgcacttcattttttctgttcgcccttttctaggatttacggtagtgtgctcgaagagacgcttaggccttggggtgaaccccacaaaagtgcctagaaaatgagtttcgctccactgtctgggcacgacttgttcaatgcattttttgatagataatacccttctgaactttgggttaaaagttcacccaatgttttcctgccccagttttgtcacaagccagaaatgcatatataggtaaataacaaaaaacgaaaaatcttgtgctgcagtttttggtcaTAAAACGTCtttcattaaatttggcaacataaaatcattcccagatgttatcaATACatatacctaacatcagaaacaagtattggtggtttggtgtactcatgtgaatttagataattaaatatatcaaatttgtgccaaaaaaaactaaacaaaaaaaaaagcttcaactagaagtgagaccagcacacgaatgttacatttagctatgtttatgtttcatatataaaaacaattcacaacttACTATGTAATGAAAGGTGCACAAGAAGcaacatacatcggccaaaaatggctgaaaatactacaatgcaccacaaacttggaacaaggcaaaatggactagatgaaaatagatacattcagagcccagattattgtaacatatagaatattttttaaagtatcagattatgtcacagcatgtcatttataccccccacccctgccccacacacaaaaaatattaataaaaaaatcaaataaaaatcaaatgtacattcacaataaaaccatggaacttcattggaacggctctttttttttttttttctcggcagaccaatttaacaaaggtctgtgttgtggaaaaattgaatacagactttttcttcttttttttgcttgaaaagtgttccaatggagagttaacatcttgataatgaaacaaacaaaatggcagattttacagccctgcactgtaaagtgtcctcgtatgccatgtgattttccaacctgatgttgtaccagatgtgttagtgtcactttcttggcttacgtcagtagactcagtagttgatgtatctgatgactgaggtaccctgtctaaaagtttgtcagttgttgataatgtgtctacaaaaaacatttcagaggtgttgcgctggaaaggggtgtgaaaaaccagctgggggaaatcacgcctcaatcttcgtttcagtatatcctgcctgaaatagaaaattaaagggaaagatgagcacaagatacacatattcacatcacactaggcctgctctattatggaaaacataatcatcacgattattttggtaataattgaaatcaagattattcaaaacaattatattttgttcaaatcaagaaaatgtttaaacatttgaaaataagacaaatacaatcatatgaaacactataattatgtaagttgcttttggacccaacaaaatttataatatattattattattatgttagcaaaaattttaacttggggtgcagcgtgtgcagtaagctagttttgacacgggTGTATGGTAAaagaactcgtgtgggcgtgccgcaaaaacaactcaaaattgctATGATTAAtactgcagctatcgaatattttggtatccggatatcctactgaaaattcgagtgaataatcgtatatttggatagaaataaaaatatacctataggcctatatactttcttggtcaaagaacaaaaaaacaaatttgcatgtaataattaacaaccaaatggttttcatttttagataatcaattttatttatttcagcaaactatttttctctgaaacagtgagattttcgacaaatctctccccatagatttcggtcaatgtttttcagtgtgaagatttataagttacctgtagtctgaaatATCAAGATCCTCGTGTTTTTTAACAGTGTTCACAAACCCTCTTAGCTTGTCcgttctcatcacatctttgtcaactataatcctttgacggattacttgttcacaaaagagTTTGTAACTCTCAGCATAGGGTggtctgaaacacacacacacacacacacacactcacttaacatGTGCAAAGACTGaatcatgctttctaattaatgctgtctctaaAGGTAAACAGAATACGAGTGACACATTgttgaccaatgctttacttttgaaatgtgtaattttagcaaagtgacaatgaagtaGTGCAatttaacaactcacatttgttcgtccctggttgctgtttctgttgctgttgactttaagaaccttgtgtaatctctgaaacaagacTGCACATCCTTTGTGACAgtctttgtcttgaatatgcagaagaatggaacagtcttgcttcatctcagctgcctgcagcaacccatctttagacaaaaaagaatgacattataagtgttattgtcacatcacctctttttacagtatatgcacatcacatatttacaagtaaagtgtttgttgaggttggtgagagagagtttgggggaaagggagggtgtagctgtgactctctATGATTCTCTGATGGGCATAGCAAACCCGAGTTTGgtaaccactgttggattcactcgataaatcattcagcagctcgtagccttaaaacttaaccaagcaacaaactattttcaaccctatactaaatatcggtcacattaataacagaaatgagcactcctgtgtgtagcacatacctgccgacaatgtttctgctttggcgagatgatccctcttccgtgtgccttccgatcctagacgagtatactttgaaattttttttacaaatgatgcagatggctggaaggacggggTCAGCTGAAGCGAACCTGAACGGAAACAAAGTTTTTTgccccactttctttttaacttttttttctcctttcgctcttcttcgctctccgacgttgtggtcgccatttttgatatgcggttgctatggtgaggagaaagcagcagctacgtgattggctcatgtgacctaaatcacaccactaccgacctaatggcgctacgcccacaccagagatcactgcgcctcatcgcaaaatagtgccggggtttcaccatcgaaataaaaaaattggcaggttttcacagggtgaactccacggattcttacttactaataataaatgtattttatgaagtaaagattatttagtgcccctggtagtgaagcggaactgaacgaaaacgtgtgtgacctgacggccAAGCTGGCACGGAGAATGTTACCGAGAACAACAttgggttttcaaaataaaagatcagttttcaaaaataaaattgaattcaaacgcagtttaaagtatgcgtgattttattattattattattattattattaccagtttaaaagatgtttcacaataacagtaccaattcaaatttcactgggaatgcactcttgtggggtgatattgagcaataacattgatatgtacaatattaagttaacggtaatttaaaatgaaggaaaggttgaaattgagaaaaaaataggtgtgtgtcatcgagcagacatgccactttgaggcagaactaatttggggtcaataggtcatatgacctagaagctattaagcagaaaataagtggaagtctaaaataaaaaataaataaaataaaaggtgtgcatcatctatcagacatgccactattatgcagcattggtttggggtcaataggtcacatggcctggaagctattgagctaagatgctaaaatttacagataaagaaaaaaaattgttaaaaataagtggaggtctaaaatgaaaagataaaaggtgtgcatcatcattcagacatggcactatgatgcagctttggtttggggtcaataggtcacatggcctggaagctattgagctaagatgctaaaatttacagataaagaaattttttttttttaaataagcagaggtctaaaatgaaaagataaaaggtgcgcatcatctatcagacatggcactatgatgcagcattggtttgggtttggggtcaataggtcacatggcctggaagctattgagctaagaagctgaactttacagataatgagaaaaaagattgttaaaaataagcggaggtctttttttttttttcttaaggctGTACGCAAATGAATATGTACAATTTTCTCTATGtacaattttttcttttctctctgtCATATTGATCAAAATGTATGCTGTGTTGACCCTAGTCTCACACCTTGACtccgcaacatttttgcatttttccggGGTCTTTtttccgggatctcgttctttcggtcacgacccacagctcgtgaccataggtgagggtcggaacgtagatcgaccggtaaatcgagagctttgccttttggctcagctctttctttaccacgacgaaccgatacagagtccgcatcactgcagacggtgcaccgatccgcctgtcgatctcccgctccatccaaccctcactcgtgaacaagaccccaagatacttgaactcttggaaaaaaaaagagcaatgatgacaagacgttgaatcggtaagactaccgaatgaacaattctgagctcttaaaaaaaaaaaaaaaaaaaaagaccccaagatacttgaactcctccacttggggcaagatctcatccccgacccgaagacgacactccacccttttccgactgaggaccatggtctgcgaaccgctccagtgagagttggagatcccggcttgatgaagccaacagcaccacatcatctgcaaagagcagagatgcaatgctgaggccaccaaaccggaacccctcaacgcctcggctgcgcctagaaattctgtccataaaagttatgaacagaatcggtgacaaagggcaaccttggcggagtccaaccctcaccggaaaagaatacgacttactgccggcaatgcggaccaaactctggcaacggtcgtacagggaccgaacagcccgtatcaaggggcccggcaccccgtactcccgaagcaccccccacagaactccccgagggacacggtcgaacgccttctccaaatccacaaaacacatgtggactggttgagcgaactcccacgcaccctcgaggatcctgcggagggtgtagagctggtccactgttccacggccaggacgaaaaccacactgctcctcctgaatccgagattcgacctcccgacggatcctcctctccagcacccctgaatagaccttaccagggaggctgaggagtgtgatccctctgtagttggaacacaccctccggtcccccttcttaaaaagggggaccaccaccccggtctgccaatccagaggcactgtccccgatgtccacgcgatgttgtagaggcgtgtcaaccacgacagccccacaacatccagagtctttaggaactccgggcggatctcatccacccctggggctctgccaccgaggagctttccaaccacctcagtgacttcgaccccagagataggagagcccaccccagagtccccagactctgcttcctcaaaaggagacgtgttggtggaattgaggaggtcttcgaagtattccccccaccgcttcacgacgtcccgagtcgaggtcagcagcaccccatcgtcactatacacagtgttaatggtgcactgctttcctctcctgagtcgccggatggtggaccagaatttcctcgaagccgtccgaaagtcgttttccatggcctcaccaaactcctcccatgtccgagtttttgcctcagcaactgccgaagccgcgttccgcttggccatccggtacctgtcagctgcctccggagtatgcccacacctgctctgcgcctctcaccgtgggcgactccagtggaagagagtccaacccctctcgagaggactggtatcagagcccaagccgtgtgtggaggcgagtccgactatgtctagtcggaacttctcggcctcacacaccagctcgggctccttccctgccagagaggtgacattccatgtccagAGAGCCAGCTTTtgtagccggggatcggtccgccaaagtctccgcctttggctgccacccagcctgctctgtacccgacccctttggcccctcccaccggtggtgagcccgtgggaagggggacccacgtttcctcttcgggctgtgcccggccgggccgcatgggtgcaggcccggccaccaggcgctcgccagcgagccccacctccaggcctggctccagaggggggccccggtgacccgcgtccgggcaagggaaacgtgcCTCCATTAATCTCATTCATCataagggtcttctgagccgtgcttagtctggcccctcacctaggacctgtttgccatgggtgaccctgccaggggcataaaccCCCAGACAACATAGTTCCGAGGATCAttggaacacgcaaacccctccaccatgttaaggtgccggctcacggaggggcaaatccgagaccatggtcctcaatcggaaaagggtggcgtgtcctctccgggttggggatgagatcctgccccaagtggaggagttcaagtatcttggggtcttgtttacgagtgagggtaggatggaacgggtgatcgacaggtggatcggtgcagtgtctgagggtgatg encodes:
- the LOC144006959 gene encoding uncharacterized protein LOC144006959 codes for the protein MFTMAKVKDEEELCGAQEDNERQRQLLDAVYKQPRVVLNRADVSEKYIFPERQEPEFPGVKQEEDLEPLQVKEEQQQQPPNIKKEEQLPPYIKEEEDFTELPVTGVHLKTEDERQYEENKGAESPSRQQMSNDDSRLALMSDGEDASHAPHTADDEQCDDDVTCHTDGKRWKCSQCGKTFGSKSQLRRHAMGHTGDKPFACSVCDKKFPYKEKFKIHTRTHTGEKPFACLVCGQSFSEKGSLRTHTRIHTGEKPLACLVCGQKFSSKGYLKIHTRTHTGEKPFACSVCGQNFAFKGNLKTHTRTHTGEKPFACSVCGQNFSSKGYLKTHTRTHTGEKPFACSVCGQSFSEKGSLTTHTRIHTGEKPFACSVCGQNFAQRGHLKRHTRTHTGEKPFACSVCGQNFSSKGHLKIHTRTHTGEKPFACSVCGQNFAQIGHLKKHTRTHTGEKPFACSVCGQNFAQKGHLKRHTRTHTGEKPFACSVCGQNFSSKGHLKIHTRTHTGEKPFACSVCGHNFAQKGHLKRHTRIHTGEKPFACSVCGQNISSKGHLKIHTRTHTGEKPFACSVCGQNFSEKGSLTRHTQIHTGEKPFACSVCGQSFSQKGSLTTHMRTHTGEKPFACLVCGQNFAFKGSLKIHTRTHTGEKPFACSVCGQNFSSKGYLKIHTRTHTGEKPFACSVCGQNFSSKGYLKIHTRTHTGEKPFACSVCGQRFPTKGNAERHKCAGEKSG